One genomic window of Sebastes umbrosus isolate fSebUmb1 chromosome 15, fSebUmb1.pri, whole genome shotgun sequence includes the following:
- the cgnb gene encoding cingulin isoform X2 — translation MSTLSTEKKPLVDYGVQIRFIKDLHDTGGGYTDKSKASNSATPPSNKYGVAVHVQGISGQPYVVLKDGEKGDSYGVQLNTPSSGSGPPSPFTSLPKKNTKPEEFANPYSPASNTARSNVSPVDDEVGEVFGSPHKRPPGDGQAGTQGEEESGAGRKAEPRLKAAASEAEKNRDRTSNEEYNEAGLKPVKLNGVGPRGVKPTGSGYTGSLGRHSRKKQSTEYSSSSFPKPPASINEEPIPVIDTNSLAPINKLISKFNSGTPADSGTPADSAPQARGRSGARQRLRFDERRRSRSLDARNNVQPEVPSPSSPTPNPYAAPPSASSNLLASSSSASSSPVSVSRVTALKAPKPSFNSLGKFVAKDTYPAVAKKPEITPRSMSQSKGVINGEEAQSKQAIYNILRDGTSESEGSLKRKAGLVYETTGSFKKGGSDGSFNKGKLEELLEQLDRCKKDLQQVHDELAVERMAREVAETRLRLQEDQLAELQEELRRVSDSDSLQTDVMTLQADLTEAAMLRHRQEEILHQRERELTALKGALKEEVECHDTEMETLREQYSQDMENLRTTMEQVTQSQEQIEEERERVNASMLTLEDELESCRDQGEQWKTQLDATTEELHSTKEELLKSHLEKDECECELRYVQDSLLAAKKQTPASDDNHSLAEELRRCHDDLKRARADLDKQKGELDEKREALQGLRRESRDKEAKLLSEISQLKEQSQKDKVELERAVEKAKESPVGSLGKTVVDHGANLELQEANTRLRERLSRMTRLHSSTPRSPGAEEALEALEDENRSLKTQLEEAKRGATRLSKERDELSQRLEERDLEREALRRGKIDLEDQKRLLDRALEKINKEMESMMGDSRQSVATLQTQLEDYRERSRKDLLEAQRNSKDRLAELQRAQSNLKAQQEEVSRLKKELLVCSEDRDSAQLERDLLNNRLKHLESEVDSERSSYTDRSREIRGLEDKIKTMEIELDEERNSVELLNDRITRSRDQVDQLRSELMQERSARHDLEMDKSALERQLKELRSRMADMEGQTRPAPGLGLLENKIQELEERLRSEEREKSSIQASQRRMERKLKELNATLDLERIQHVEQRDQLSLRVKALKRQVDESEGEVERLEGVRRKVLRDLEEQQELQEALHAKVTALETEAKRKSQHTHRASLGPTLSSEDEDGFYDGNLTSILNEGHLQTSNC, via the exons ATGAGCACTCTGTCCACTGAAAAGAAGCCTCTTGTGGATTACGGCGTTCAGATCCGCTTCATCAAGGACCTCCACGACACAGGCGGAGGTTATACCGACAAATCCAAAGCAAGCAACAGTGCGACCCCTCCTTCCAATAAGTACGGGGTGGCCGTGCACGTTCAGGGAATCTCTGGACAGCCTTACGTGGTCCTGAAAGATGGCGAGAAAGGTGACTCTTACGGGGTTCAGCTGAACACTCCCAGCTCCGGCTCAGGGCCACCTTCACCGTTCACCAGCCTCCccaagaaaaatacaaaaccagaggaatttGCAAACCCCTATAGCCCTGCTTCAAATACAGCACGCTCCAACGTATCTCCAGTAGATGATGAGGTCGGGGAGGTTTTTGGGAGCCCTCATAAGAGACCTCCAGGGGATGGACAAGCAGGAAcacaaggggaggaggagagcggaGCCGGCAGGAAAGCTGAACCTCGACTCAAAGCAGCGGCCAGTgaagcagagaaaaacagagacaggACTAGTAATGAGGAGTATAACGAAGCAGGCCTGAAACCTGTCAAATTAAACGGCGTGGGACCCAGAGGGGTCAAGCCGACTGGCTCTGGTTACACTGGCTCTTTGGGGAGACACAGCAGGAAAAAACAGAGCACTGAGTACTCTTCATCGTCATTCCCAAAACCCCCAGCGTCAATTAATGAGGAGCCCATCCCAGTGATCGACACCAACTCCCTGGCTCCCATCAACAAGCTCATCAGTAAGTTCAACAGCGGGACGCCGGCAGACAGCGGGACGCCGGCAGACAGCGCCCCACAGGCGAGAGGCCGCTCCGGAGCGAGGCAGCGGCTCAGGTTTGACGAGCGCAGGCGGTCGAGAAGCCTCGATGCTAGAAATAACGTCCAGCCTGAGGTCCCCTCACCGAGCTCTCCGACTCCCAATCCCTACGCTGCTCCTCCGTCTGCCTCCTCCAATTTGTTGGCGTCATCTTCCTCAGCGAGCAGCAGCCCTGTATCTGTTTCCAGGGTGACGGCACTCAAGGCCCCCAAGCCAAGCTTTAACTCACTAGGGAAGTTTGTCGCAAAGGACACCTATCCAGCTGTAGCCAAAAAGCCT GAGATAACTCCGAGGAGCATGAGTCAAAGCAAAGGGGTCATCAATGGGGAGGAAGCTCAATCGAAGCAAGCTATTTACAACATCCTTAGAGATGG CACCAGCGAGAGTGAGGGGTCCCTCAAAAGAAAGGCCGGCCTCGTCTATGAGACAACCGGCAGTTTTAAG AAGGGAGGATCTGATGGGAGCTTCAACAAGGGGAAACTCGAGGAGCTTCTGGAGCAACTCGATCGCTGCAAGAAAGACCTGCAGCAAGTTCATGATGA actggCTGTGGAGCGCATGGCCAGAGAGGTGGCGGAGACTCGTCTGCGCCTACAGGAAGATCAGCTGGCTGAGCTTcaggaggagctgaggagggTTTCAGACTCCGACTCACTGCAGACG GACGTGATGACCCTGCAGGCCGACCTGACCGAGGCTGCCATGCTGCGTCATCGCCAGGAGGAGATCTTACACCAGCGGGAGCGGGAGCTGACGGCGCTGAAGGGGGCGCTaaaggaggaggtggagtgCCACGACACAGAGATGGAGACTCTGAGGGAGCAGTACAGCCAGGACATGGAGAACCTGAGGACAACCATGGAGCAGGTCACACAG TCCCAGGAGCAgatagaagaggagagggagagagtgaacGCCTCCATGTTGACGCTGGAGGACGAGCTGGAGAGCTGCAGAGATCAGGGGGAGCAGTGGAAGACCCAGCTGGACGCCACCACGGAGGAGCTGCACAGCACCAAAGAAGA GCTGCTGAAATCACATTTGGAGAAGGATGAATGTGAGTGCGAGCTCAGGTATGTTCAGGACTCGCTGCTCGCCGCGAAGAAACAAACGCCTGCATCTGATGATAACCATTCTTTAGCAGAG GAGCTGCGGCGTTGCCATGATGATCTGAAGCGGGCTCGCGCCGATCTGGACAAACAAAAGGgcgagttagacgagaagagaGAGGCACTTCAAGgcctgaggagagagagcagagacaaAGAGGCCAAGCTTCTGTCTGAGATCAGCCAGCTGAAGGAGCAGTCGCAGAAAGACAAGGTCGAGCTGGAAAGGGCGGTCGAGAAGGCGAAGGAG tcaCCAGTCGGGTCTTTAGGAAAGACTGTGGTGGACCACGGCGCCAACCTGGAGCTCCAGGAGGCAAACACTCGTCTCAGGGAGAGGCTGTCCCGCATG ACGAGGCTCCACTCCAGCACGCCCCGGAGCCCAGGGGCCGAGGAGGCGTTGGAGGCTCTGGAGGATGAGAACCGCTCCCTGAAGACTCAGCTGGAGGAGGCCAAGAGAGGAGCCACCCGCCTGAGCAAGGAGAGGGACGAGCTGAGCCAGCGGCTGGAGGAGAGAGACCTGGAGAGGGAGGCGCTGAGGAGGGGCAAGATTGACCTAGAGGACCAGAAGAGGCTGCTGGACCGAGCCCTGGAGAAGATTAACAAAGAG ATGGAGTCGATGATGGGAGATTCCCGTCAGTCGGTGGCCACCCTGCAGACACAGCTCGAAGACTACAGGGAGCGCTCAAGGAAGGACCTGCTGGAAGCCCAGCGCAACAGCAAGGACCGGCTGGCTGAGCTGCAGAGGGCTCAGAGCAACCTCAAGGCCcagcaggaggag GTTTCCCGTCTGAAGAAGGAGCTGCTGGTGTGCAGCGAGGACAGAGACAGCGCCCAGTTGGAGAGAGACCTCCTCAACAACCGTCTCAAACACTTGGAGAGTGAAGTGGATTCAGAGAGGAGCTCCTACACCGACCGCAGCAGGGAGATCAGGGGCCTGGAG GATAAGATTAAGACTATGGAGATCGAACTGGATGAGGAGCGGAACAGCGTGGAGCTTCTGAACGACCGTATCACACGTAGCAGAGATCAG GTGGACCAGCTTCGCTCAGAGCTGATGCAGGAGCGTTCGGCGAGACACGACCTGGAAATGGACAAGAGCGCACTTGAGAGACAG TTGAAGGAGTTGAGGTCTCGCATGGCAGACATGGAGGGACAGACTCGTCCCGCACCTGGACTCGGCCTGCTGGAAAACAAAATTCAAGAGTTGGAGGAGAGACTACGCAGTGAAGAAAG GGAGAAGTCCAGCATCCAGGCCTCCCAGAGACGAATGGAGAGGAAACTGAAAGAGCTAAACGCCACGTTAGACCTTGAGAGGATCCAGCATGTTGAGCAGAGAGATCAG CTGTCTCTGCGCGTGAAGGCCTTGAAGCGACAGGTGGACGAGAGCGAGGGAGAGGTGGAGCGCTTGGAAGGAGTCCGCCGGAAGGTTCTCAGAGacctggaggagcagcaggagctcCAGGAGGCACTGCACGCCAAAGTCACAGCCCTGGAGACTGAAGCAAA GCGGAAGTCACAGCACACACACCGTGCATCTCTGGGCCCCACTTTGAGCTCTGAGGATGAGGACGGTTTCTATGACGGCAACCTCACCTCCATCCTGAACGAAGGCCACCTGCAGACCTCCAACTGCTAG
- the cgnb gene encoding cingulin isoform X1, giving the protein MSTLSTEKKPLVDYGVQIRFIKDLHDTGGGYTDKSKASNSATPPSNKYGVAVHVQGISGQPYVVLKDGEKGDSYGVQLNTPSSGSGPPSPFTSLPKKNTKPEEFANPYSPASNTARSNVSPVDDEVGEVFGSPHKRPPGDGQAGTQGEEESGAGRKAEPRLKAAASEAEKNRDRTSNEEYNEAGLKPVKLNGVGPRGVKPTGSGYTGSLGRHSRKKQSTEYSSSSFPKPPASINEEPIPVIDTNSLAPINKLISKFNSGTPADSGTPADSAPQARGRSGARQRLRFDERRRSRSLDARNNVQPEVPSPSSPTPNPYAAPPSASSNLLASSSSASSSPVSVSRVTALKAPKPSFNSLGKFVAKDTYPAVAKKPEITPRSMSQSKGVINGEEAQSKQAIYNILRDGTSESEGSLKRKAGLVYETTGSFKKGGSDGSFNKGKLEELLEQLDRCKKDLQQVHDELAVERMAREVAETRLRLQEDQLAELQEELRRVSDSDSLQTDVMTLQADLTEAAMLRHRQEEILHQRERELTALKGALKEEVECHDTEMETLREQYSQDMENLRTTMEQVTQSQEQIEEERERVNASMLTLEDELESCRDQGEQWKTQLDATTEELHSTKEESGTHVTSSRMLLKSHLEKDECECELRYVQDSLLAAKKQTPASDDNHSLAEELRRCHDDLKRARADLDKQKGELDEKREALQGLRRESRDKEAKLLSEISQLKEQSQKDKVELERAVEKAKESPVGSLGKTVVDHGANLELQEANTRLRERLSRMTRLHSSTPRSPGAEEALEALEDENRSLKTQLEEAKRGATRLSKERDELSQRLEERDLEREALRRGKIDLEDQKRLLDRALEKINKEMESMMGDSRQSVATLQTQLEDYRERSRKDLLEAQRNSKDRLAELQRAQSNLKAQQEEVSRLKKELLVCSEDRDSAQLERDLLNNRLKHLESEVDSERSSYTDRSREIRGLEDKIKTMEIELDEERNSVELLNDRITRSRDQVDQLRSELMQERSARHDLEMDKSALERQLKELRSRMADMEGQTRPAPGLGLLENKIQELEERLRSEEREKSSIQASQRRMERKLKELNATLDLERIQHVEQRDQLSLRVKALKRQVDESEGEVERLEGVRRKVLRDLEEQQELQEALHAKVTALETEAKRKSQHTHRASLGPTLSSEDEDGFYDGNLTSILNEGHLQTSNC; this is encoded by the exons ATGAGCACTCTGTCCACTGAAAAGAAGCCTCTTGTGGATTACGGCGTTCAGATCCGCTTCATCAAGGACCTCCACGACACAGGCGGAGGTTATACCGACAAATCCAAAGCAAGCAACAGTGCGACCCCTCCTTCCAATAAGTACGGGGTGGCCGTGCACGTTCAGGGAATCTCTGGACAGCCTTACGTGGTCCTGAAAGATGGCGAGAAAGGTGACTCTTACGGGGTTCAGCTGAACACTCCCAGCTCCGGCTCAGGGCCACCTTCACCGTTCACCAGCCTCCccaagaaaaatacaaaaccagaggaatttGCAAACCCCTATAGCCCTGCTTCAAATACAGCACGCTCCAACGTATCTCCAGTAGATGATGAGGTCGGGGAGGTTTTTGGGAGCCCTCATAAGAGACCTCCAGGGGATGGACAAGCAGGAAcacaaggggaggaggagagcggaGCCGGCAGGAAAGCTGAACCTCGACTCAAAGCAGCGGCCAGTgaagcagagaaaaacagagacaggACTAGTAATGAGGAGTATAACGAAGCAGGCCTGAAACCTGTCAAATTAAACGGCGTGGGACCCAGAGGGGTCAAGCCGACTGGCTCTGGTTACACTGGCTCTTTGGGGAGACACAGCAGGAAAAAACAGAGCACTGAGTACTCTTCATCGTCATTCCCAAAACCCCCAGCGTCAATTAATGAGGAGCCCATCCCAGTGATCGACACCAACTCCCTGGCTCCCATCAACAAGCTCATCAGTAAGTTCAACAGCGGGACGCCGGCAGACAGCGGGACGCCGGCAGACAGCGCCCCACAGGCGAGAGGCCGCTCCGGAGCGAGGCAGCGGCTCAGGTTTGACGAGCGCAGGCGGTCGAGAAGCCTCGATGCTAGAAATAACGTCCAGCCTGAGGTCCCCTCACCGAGCTCTCCGACTCCCAATCCCTACGCTGCTCCTCCGTCTGCCTCCTCCAATTTGTTGGCGTCATCTTCCTCAGCGAGCAGCAGCCCTGTATCTGTTTCCAGGGTGACGGCACTCAAGGCCCCCAAGCCAAGCTTTAACTCACTAGGGAAGTTTGTCGCAAAGGACACCTATCCAGCTGTAGCCAAAAAGCCT GAGATAACTCCGAGGAGCATGAGTCAAAGCAAAGGGGTCATCAATGGGGAGGAAGCTCAATCGAAGCAAGCTATTTACAACATCCTTAGAGATGG CACCAGCGAGAGTGAGGGGTCCCTCAAAAGAAAGGCCGGCCTCGTCTATGAGACAACCGGCAGTTTTAAG AAGGGAGGATCTGATGGGAGCTTCAACAAGGGGAAACTCGAGGAGCTTCTGGAGCAACTCGATCGCTGCAAGAAAGACCTGCAGCAAGTTCATGATGA actggCTGTGGAGCGCATGGCCAGAGAGGTGGCGGAGACTCGTCTGCGCCTACAGGAAGATCAGCTGGCTGAGCTTcaggaggagctgaggagggTTTCAGACTCCGACTCACTGCAGACG GACGTGATGACCCTGCAGGCCGACCTGACCGAGGCTGCCATGCTGCGTCATCGCCAGGAGGAGATCTTACACCAGCGGGAGCGGGAGCTGACGGCGCTGAAGGGGGCGCTaaaggaggaggtggagtgCCACGACACAGAGATGGAGACTCTGAGGGAGCAGTACAGCCAGGACATGGAGAACCTGAGGACAACCATGGAGCAGGTCACACAG TCCCAGGAGCAgatagaagaggagagggagagagtgaacGCCTCCATGTTGACGCTGGAGGACGAGCTGGAGAGCTGCAGAGATCAGGGGGAGCAGTGGAAGACCCAGCTGGACGCCACCACGGAGGAGCTGCACAGCACCAAAGAAGA GAGCGGGACGCACGTCACCAGCAGTCgaat GCTGCTGAAATCACATTTGGAGAAGGATGAATGTGAGTGCGAGCTCAGGTATGTTCAGGACTCGCTGCTCGCCGCGAAGAAACAAACGCCTGCATCTGATGATAACCATTCTTTAGCAGAG GAGCTGCGGCGTTGCCATGATGATCTGAAGCGGGCTCGCGCCGATCTGGACAAACAAAAGGgcgagttagacgagaagagaGAGGCACTTCAAGgcctgaggagagagagcagagacaaAGAGGCCAAGCTTCTGTCTGAGATCAGCCAGCTGAAGGAGCAGTCGCAGAAAGACAAGGTCGAGCTGGAAAGGGCGGTCGAGAAGGCGAAGGAG tcaCCAGTCGGGTCTTTAGGAAAGACTGTGGTGGACCACGGCGCCAACCTGGAGCTCCAGGAGGCAAACACTCGTCTCAGGGAGAGGCTGTCCCGCATG ACGAGGCTCCACTCCAGCACGCCCCGGAGCCCAGGGGCCGAGGAGGCGTTGGAGGCTCTGGAGGATGAGAACCGCTCCCTGAAGACTCAGCTGGAGGAGGCCAAGAGAGGAGCCACCCGCCTGAGCAAGGAGAGGGACGAGCTGAGCCAGCGGCTGGAGGAGAGAGACCTGGAGAGGGAGGCGCTGAGGAGGGGCAAGATTGACCTAGAGGACCAGAAGAGGCTGCTGGACCGAGCCCTGGAGAAGATTAACAAAGAG ATGGAGTCGATGATGGGAGATTCCCGTCAGTCGGTGGCCACCCTGCAGACACAGCTCGAAGACTACAGGGAGCGCTCAAGGAAGGACCTGCTGGAAGCCCAGCGCAACAGCAAGGACCGGCTGGCTGAGCTGCAGAGGGCTCAGAGCAACCTCAAGGCCcagcaggaggag GTTTCCCGTCTGAAGAAGGAGCTGCTGGTGTGCAGCGAGGACAGAGACAGCGCCCAGTTGGAGAGAGACCTCCTCAACAACCGTCTCAAACACTTGGAGAGTGAAGTGGATTCAGAGAGGAGCTCCTACACCGACCGCAGCAGGGAGATCAGGGGCCTGGAG GATAAGATTAAGACTATGGAGATCGAACTGGATGAGGAGCGGAACAGCGTGGAGCTTCTGAACGACCGTATCACACGTAGCAGAGATCAG GTGGACCAGCTTCGCTCAGAGCTGATGCAGGAGCGTTCGGCGAGACACGACCTGGAAATGGACAAGAGCGCACTTGAGAGACAG TTGAAGGAGTTGAGGTCTCGCATGGCAGACATGGAGGGACAGACTCGTCCCGCACCTGGACTCGGCCTGCTGGAAAACAAAATTCAAGAGTTGGAGGAGAGACTACGCAGTGAAGAAAG GGAGAAGTCCAGCATCCAGGCCTCCCAGAGACGAATGGAGAGGAAACTGAAAGAGCTAAACGCCACGTTAGACCTTGAGAGGATCCAGCATGTTGAGCAGAGAGATCAG CTGTCTCTGCGCGTGAAGGCCTTGAAGCGACAGGTGGACGAGAGCGAGGGAGAGGTGGAGCGCTTGGAAGGAGTCCGCCGGAAGGTTCTCAGAGacctggaggagcagcaggagctcCAGGAGGCACTGCACGCCAAAGTCACAGCCCTGGAGACTGAAGCAAA GCGGAAGTCACAGCACACACACCGTGCATCTCTGGGCCCCACTTTGAGCTCTGAGGATGAGGACGGTTTCTATGACGGCAACCTCACCTCCATCCTGAACGAAGGCCACCTGCAGACCTCCAACTGCTAG
- the cgnb gene encoding cingulin isoform X3, which produces MSTLSTEKKPLVDYGVQIRFIKDLHDTGGGYTDKSKASNSATPPSNKYGVAVHVQGISGQPYVVLKDGEKGDSYGVQLNTPSSGSGPPSPFTSLPKKNTKPEEFANPYSPASNTARSNVSPVDDEVGEVFGSPHKRPPGDGQAGTQGEEESGAGRKAEPRLKAAASEAEKNRDRTSNEEYNEAGLKPVKLNGVGPRGVKPTGSGYTGSLGRHSRKKQSTEYSSSSFPKPPASINEEPIPVIDTNSLAPINKLISKFNSGTPADSGTPADSAPQARGRSGARQRLRFDERRRSRSLDARNNVQPEVPSPSSPTPNPYAAPPSASSNLLASSSSASSSPVSVSRVTALKAPKPSFNSLGKFVAKDTYPAVAKKPEITPRSMSQSKGVINGEEAQSKQAIYNILRDGTSESEGSLKRKAGLVYETTGSFKKGGSDGSFNKGKLEELLEQLDRCKKDLQQVHDELAVERMAREVAETRLRLQEDQLAELQEELRRVSDSDSLQTDVMTLQADLTEAAMLRHRQEEILHQRERELTALKGALKEEVECHDTEMETLREQYSQDMENLRTTMEQVTQSQEQIEEERERVNASMLTLEDELESCRDQGEQWKTQLDATTEELHSTKEESGTHVTSSRMLLKSHLEKDECECELRYVQDSLLAAKKQTPASDDNHSLAEELRRCHDDLKRARADLDKQKGELDEKREALQGLRRESRDKEAKLLSEISQLKEQSQKDKVELERAVEKAKESPVGSLGKTVVDHGANLELQEANTRLRERLSRMTRLHSSTPRSPGAEEALEALEDENRSLKTQLEEAKRGATRLSKERDELSQRLEERDLEREALRRGKIDLEDQKRLLDRALEKINKEMESMMGDSRQSVATLQTQLEDYRERSRKDLLEAQRNSKDRLAELQRAQSNLKAQQEEVSRLKKELLVCSEDRDSAQLERDLLNNRLKHLESEVDSERSSYTDRSREIRGLEDKIKTMEIELDEERNSVELLNDRITRSRDQVDQLRSELMQERSARHDLEMDKSALERQLKELRSRMADMEGQTRPAPGLGLLENKIQELEERLRSEEREKSSIQASQRRMERKLKELNATLDLERIQHVEQRDQDEP; this is translated from the exons ATGAGCACTCTGTCCACTGAAAAGAAGCCTCTTGTGGATTACGGCGTTCAGATCCGCTTCATCAAGGACCTCCACGACACAGGCGGAGGTTATACCGACAAATCCAAAGCAAGCAACAGTGCGACCCCTCCTTCCAATAAGTACGGGGTGGCCGTGCACGTTCAGGGAATCTCTGGACAGCCTTACGTGGTCCTGAAAGATGGCGAGAAAGGTGACTCTTACGGGGTTCAGCTGAACACTCCCAGCTCCGGCTCAGGGCCACCTTCACCGTTCACCAGCCTCCccaagaaaaatacaaaaccagaggaatttGCAAACCCCTATAGCCCTGCTTCAAATACAGCACGCTCCAACGTATCTCCAGTAGATGATGAGGTCGGGGAGGTTTTTGGGAGCCCTCATAAGAGACCTCCAGGGGATGGACAAGCAGGAAcacaaggggaggaggagagcggaGCCGGCAGGAAAGCTGAACCTCGACTCAAAGCAGCGGCCAGTgaagcagagaaaaacagagacaggACTAGTAATGAGGAGTATAACGAAGCAGGCCTGAAACCTGTCAAATTAAACGGCGTGGGACCCAGAGGGGTCAAGCCGACTGGCTCTGGTTACACTGGCTCTTTGGGGAGACACAGCAGGAAAAAACAGAGCACTGAGTACTCTTCATCGTCATTCCCAAAACCCCCAGCGTCAATTAATGAGGAGCCCATCCCAGTGATCGACACCAACTCCCTGGCTCCCATCAACAAGCTCATCAGTAAGTTCAACAGCGGGACGCCGGCAGACAGCGGGACGCCGGCAGACAGCGCCCCACAGGCGAGAGGCCGCTCCGGAGCGAGGCAGCGGCTCAGGTTTGACGAGCGCAGGCGGTCGAGAAGCCTCGATGCTAGAAATAACGTCCAGCCTGAGGTCCCCTCACCGAGCTCTCCGACTCCCAATCCCTACGCTGCTCCTCCGTCTGCCTCCTCCAATTTGTTGGCGTCATCTTCCTCAGCGAGCAGCAGCCCTGTATCTGTTTCCAGGGTGACGGCACTCAAGGCCCCCAAGCCAAGCTTTAACTCACTAGGGAAGTTTGTCGCAAAGGACACCTATCCAGCTGTAGCCAAAAAGCCT GAGATAACTCCGAGGAGCATGAGTCAAAGCAAAGGGGTCATCAATGGGGAGGAAGCTCAATCGAAGCAAGCTATTTACAACATCCTTAGAGATGG CACCAGCGAGAGTGAGGGGTCCCTCAAAAGAAAGGCCGGCCTCGTCTATGAGACAACCGGCAGTTTTAAG AAGGGAGGATCTGATGGGAGCTTCAACAAGGGGAAACTCGAGGAGCTTCTGGAGCAACTCGATCGCTGCAAGAAAGACCTGCAGCAAGTTCATGATGA actggCTGTGGAGCGCATGGCCAGAGAGGTGGCGGAGACTCGTCTGCGCCTACAGGAAGATCAGCTGGCTGAGCTTcaggaggagctgaggagggTTTCAGACTCCGACTCACTGCAGACG GACGTGATGACCCTGCAGGCCGACCTGACCGAGGCTGCCATGCTGCGTCATCGCCAGGAGGAGATCTTACACCAGCGGGAGCGGGAGCTGACGGCGCTGAAGGGGGCGCTaaaggaggaggtggagtgCCACGACACAGAGATGGAGACTCTGAGGGAGCAGTACAGCCAGGACATGGAGAACCTGAGGACAACCATGGAGCAGGTCACACAG TCCCAGGAGCAgatagaagaggagagggagagagtgaacGCCTCCATGTTGACGCTGGAGGACGAGCTGGAGAGCTGCAGAGATCAGGGGGAGCAGTGGAAGACCCAGCTGGACGCCACCACGGAGGAGCTGCACAGCACCAAAGAAGA GAGCGGGACGCACGTCACCAGCAGTCgaat GCTGCTGAAATCACATTTGGAGAAGGATGAATGTGAGTGCGAGCTCAGGTATGTTCAGGACTCGCTGCTCGCCGCGAAGAAACAAACGCCTGCATCTGATGATAACCATTCTTTAGCAGAG GAGCTGCGGCGTTGCCATGATGATCTGAAGCGGGCTCGCGCCGATCTGGACAAACAAAAGGgcgagttagacgagaagagaGAGGCACTTCAAGgcctgaggagagagagcagagacaaAGAGGCCAAGCTTCTGTCTGAGATCAGCCAGCTGAAGGAGCAGTCGCAGAAAGACAAGGTCGAGCTGGAAAGGGCGGTCGAGAAGGCGAAGGAG tcaCCAGTCGGGTCTTTAGGAAAGACTGTGGTGGACCACGGCGCCAACCTGGAGCTCCAGGAGGCAAACACTCGTCTCAGGGAGAGGCTGTCCCGCATG ACGAGGCTCCACTCCAGCACGCCCCGGAGCCCAGGGGCCGAGGAGGCGTTGGAGGCTCTGGAGGATGAGAACCGCTCCCTGAAGACTCAGCTGGAGGAGGCCAAGAGAGGAGCCACCCGCCTGAGCAAGGAGAGGGACGAGCTGAGCCAGCGGCTGGAGGAGAGAGACCTGGAGAGGGAGGCGCTGAGGAGGGGCAAGATTGACCTAGAGGACCAGAAGAGGCTGCTGGACCGAGCCCTGGAGAAGATTAACAAAGAG ATGGAGTCGATGATGGGAGATTCCCGTCAGTCGGTGGCCACCCTGCAGACACAGCTCGAAGACTACAGGGAGCGCTCAAGGAAGGACCTGCTGGAAGCCCAGCGCAACAGCAAGGACCGGCTGGCTGAGCTGCAGAGGGCTCAGAGCAACCTCAAGGCCcagcaggaggag GTTTCCCGTCTGAAGAAGGAGCTGCTGGTGTGCAGCGAGGACAGAGACAGCGCCCAGTTGGAGAGAGACCTCCTCAACAACCGTCTCAAACACTTGGAGAGTGAAGTGGATTCAGAGAGGAGCTCCTACACCGACCGCAGCAGGGAGATCAGGGGCCTGGAG GATAAGATTAAGACTATGGAGATCGAACTGGATGAGGAGCGGAACAGCGTGGAGCTTCTGAACGACCGTATCACACGTAGCAGAGATCAG GTGGACCAGCTTCGCTCAGAGCTGATGCAGGAGCGTTCGGCGAGACACGACCTGGAAATGGACAAGAGCGCACTTGAGAGACAG TTGAAGGAGTTGAGGTCTCGCATGGCAGACATGGAGGGACAGACTCGTCCCGCACCTGGACTCGGCCTGCTGGAAAACAAAATTCAAGAGTTGGAGGAGAGACTACGCAGTGAAGAAAG GGAGAAGTCCAGCATCCAGGCCTCCCAGAGACGAATGGAGAGGAAACTGAAAGAGCTAAACGCCACGTTAGACCTTGAGAGGATCCAGCATGTTGAGCAGAGAGATCAG GACGAGCCCTga